Genomic DNA from Marnyiella aurantia:
ATTGCTCTGCAAATCCATTATGCCGGAGAAGAAAGCTCCGAAACTGGCTCCCGCGCTTAAGGCTGGGGCAAATATTCCGCCCGCACCTCCTGAGGTAAAGGACAGGGCAGGGCCAATCATTCTGAGGAAAGGTACATACCAGGCTTCAGTTTTATTGTCTGTAAAAAGAACACGGTCCATAATTCCTTTTCCGGAACCCAAAACTTCCCAGTTTACAAAGTAGGCAAGGGCGGCTATGATCCAGGCACTTATAATAAGGAACATAATGTTTTGAGTTGGTGTCTTTAGTCTTTTCTTCCATTTGTTGATCCGTAACATTACCAAAGACAGGTTGCTGCTCAGTAAACCGCAAACAAGGGAAACGGCGATTACCGGAAAAATAATAGAGACAGTGACTCCCGCCGTCTTTGGGTAACCAAGATAAAGATAGGATCCTGCCAGCCACTGTGCGGTAAGTCCGGCAATGATTACGGCAGTGAATAGGGCTGTTTTAAAATATTTGAGATGAATCTTGGCAAGTTCTTCCACCGCGAAAACAATTCCACCCATTGGTGTGTTAAAAGCCGCAGCAAGCCCAGCGGCGGCTCCAGTCATAATCATATTCCGGATGGATATCCTGGGCCACCATTTGGGCAGCAGCTGGTTTACAAAGCGGAATACCGAACCTGCTATCTGGATAGTCGGGCCTTCGCGACCTACAGCACCTCCGCCCAAAACAAGAACTGTGCTTGACAGCACTTTTATAAGGACGATCCTGAAACTCAGCAGATAGCCCAGCTTATGGCGTTGTGCCGGCGTCGCCAGATCCACGGCCGCCATAACCTGCGGGATACCGCTGCCTTTGGCATAAGGTGCGTATTTAGTAACCAGCCACCAGGAAAGTACAAAAGCAATGGGTGCCGCCACAAAAATGGATAAAGCATTCCACTTCAGCATGATTTGCAGGAGCTCTTCGGCCCATTCGAAAATCTTGGCATACATCACCGCAGCTACACCTGTAAGGAAAGAGGCAATCCAAAAGGGAACGGCCTGCAGCAGGCTTCGCTTCAGTCTTTGGTTCTCAATATTGTCAAAGATATGTTTGAGTCTGACACGGCTGTACCGTATAAGTGTTCGC
This window encodes:
- a CDS encoding chloride channel protein; translated protein: MVRTLIRYSRVRLKHIFDNIENQRLKRSLLQAVPFWIASFLTGVAAVMYAKIFEWAEELLQIMLKWNALSIFVAAPIAFVLSWWLVTKYAPYAKGSGIPQVMAAVDLATPAQRHKLGYLLSFRIVLIKVLSSTVLVLGGGAVGREGPTIQIAGSVFRFVNQLLPKWWPRISIRNMIMTGAAAGLAAAFNTPMGGIVFAVEELAKIHLKYFKTALFTAVIIAGLTAQWLAGSYLYLGYPKTAGVTVSIIFPVIAVSLVCGLLSSNLSLVMLRINKWKKRLKTPTQNIMFLIISAWIIAALAYFVNWEVLGSGKGIMDRVLFTDNKTEAWYVPFLRMIGPALSFTSGGAGGIFAPALSAGASFGAFFSGIMDLQSNETNVVILAGMVAFLTGITRAPFTSAILVLEMTDRHSLIFYLMLAGMVSSLISLLVSRRSLYDSLKILYLNDLDSESQDGVHSASGRRRKT